The following is a genomic window from Novipirellula aureliae.
CAACGCCGCCAGCATTCGTGATGTCGGTTCTGCTAAAACGATACCTGGGATTGGCCTCGATCTCGGAGAGAGACGCTAGGTTGCCAGCGTAGGTAAGGCTATCCAAGTTGAGGACATGGTGACCTGCGTCAATCGCCATGCGAACGAGATTTGAGCCGATAAATCCAGCTCCGCCCGTGATAAGAATACGTTTAGACAAGTTGAGATGGTTTGATGTTGAGGAAAAAAATCTGATTGCCAGTAGTGGATCTTGTTAAAGATCCCGGTTGCGAAGGATCTTGTTAAAGATCCCGGTTGCGAAGGATCTTTAACAAGATCCACTACGCATACAAAAAGCATCATCCGTGCGGAATGTCTTGGCGACGTTCGCTACAGTGCTCTTTTTTGTGCCGATTCGCGCCATTCGTGGCCTTCCATTTGCTTCCGTCGGCGCGGACTTCGTCCACTTGGGTGACAGGGGAAACTTGAATTGTGAAAGGGTGAAGGTGGAATGCCTATGGACGACAGTTTGATTGGAACGGTTGCCGTTTCGAGCCTTACGGATGCCAGAATCGAAGATTTGGCCGATCGAGCGGTGGAAGATGACGGTTTTGCCAAACGAAGGGGGGAAGAGGGTGGCTCAGGGTGGATCAGGGGTGGCGGGGGGGCGGCCACGAATCTCACGAATCGACACGAATGGCTGCGGGGATGGTTGTCGCGTTTTGGGGGGGGCGAGATAGGGGGAGAGGGTGGCTCAGGGTGGATCGCGCGTCTGAAGGGGGCGGGGGGGCGGCCACGAATCTCACCAATCGACACGAATGGCTGTGGGGATGGTTGTCGCGTTTTTTTGGGGGGGGGAGATAGGGGGGGAGGGTGGCTAAGGGTGGATCGCGCGTCTGAAGGGGTGGGGGAGGGGGCGGCCACGAATCTCACCAATCGACTCAAATGGGGGCAGAGGGGAGGAAGCAGCCTATCCCAACTTTAAATTATCAACTTCACAAAATCATGCGTTGGTAAGCGCTTGCAATTACAGCATCTTCTCGGCGCAAGCAAGGAATCCCCCCTATTTTGGGATAGCTCCTTAAGCTACCGGGCGAATAGAACGCATCGCCGTAGTCCTCTAGCGAGTCACCAAAATTTGGACAGGCCAATCGGGGTGTCGCCGATGGCGCATCGGGGAATTTTTCTATCACAATCAATGCCGTAGGATTCATCGGGTTCGCTGAAAGGCCAAACAGTTCGTGCTTGATCACCGACATGCCTAGCGTCGCCGCTTTTTCAACAAGCCCCGTACAATAGCCGTGATTTTCCATTCGTTCCCTTGCCTCTGGCGAAGCAAGTTCATATCCAGGCTCTAACAAGATTAGATAGCGCGATGTCACACGGTATAGCTCTTTCAGTATCGCGAGTTCATTTCCACCATTGGGTTCAATGGTGTGTGACGTGTAAACAACGTCAAAACATGAATCGGCATAAGGCAAATGAAGCAAGCTCGCAACGGATAAAAAACAGTTGCCGCTCCAGTATTTCTGCATCCATTGTCGACAACACGCGATTCGCGACCAAGAAATGTCGAATCCATGGGCATCCACCGACGGAGCATTGAGGTGTTGTAAAACAAATGAAAGCGTGGTGCCTTCTCCAACACCGGTTTCGATGATACTGGTTGGATCGGTTAATTCTCGTATTTGATCCGCTATGGCTTTTCCATACTCGATTTTGTGCGCCATCATCCATTCGTCATCAAGCGCGCGAATATAACTACCGGCTTGGAGATCATATGCCG
Proteins encoded in this region:
- a CDS encoding class I SAM-dependent methyltransferase, giving the protein MNTQEIIETAYDLQAGSYIRALDDEWMMAHKIEYGKAIADQIRELTDPTSIIETGVGEGTTLSFVLQHLNAPSVDAHGFDISWSRIACCRQWMQKYWSGNCFLSVASLLHLPYADSCFDVVYTSHTIEPNGGNELAILKELYRVTSRYLILLEPGYELASPEARERMENHGYCTGLVEKAATLGMSVIKHELFGLSANPMNPTALIVIEKFPDAPSATPRLACPNFGDSLEDYGDAFYSPGSLRSYPKIGGIPCLRREDAVIASAYQRMIL